Proteins encoded in a region of the Bdellovibrionota bacterium genome:
- the rpmA gene encoding 50S ribosomal protein L27, with translation MASKKAGGSTRNGRDSQSKRLGVKKFGGETVKSGMIIIRQRGTQVQPGKNVGLGRDHTIFAVAAGTVLFERVNKTKLKVSVVPTTVAAGKAS, from the coding sequence ATGGCATCGAAAAAAGCGGGCGGTAGTACCAGAAACGGTAGAGACTCACAAAGTAAAAGATTAGGCGTAAAGAAATTTGGTGGCGAAACTGTAAAATCAGGAATGATTATTATTCGTCAAAGAGGAACACAAGTTCAGCCAGGTAAAAATGTAGGTCTTGGAAGAGATCATACGATTTTTGCCGTAGCAGCAGGAACTGTTCTTTTTGAACGTGTAAACAAAACGAAACTTAAAGTTTCAGTTGTTCCAACAACAGTAGCAGCGGGAAAAGCTTCTTAA
- a CDS encoding S8 family peptidase, which produces MDRFLRIYSILFILIVIFVATGCSKQKTGELKVFQENPANCESTSHKTRYVVKKKDGSIVRVYAKSREEMLEKYVRPKLEELEIVESDQIIYANDLILGKGEITPNAQETWGAERIQASAAWNSGIKGQGVIVAVIDSGVELTHPSLSSKIYTNIAEQNGARNVDDDGNGLIDDIRGWDFAVESPTNHDTSGHGTHVAGVIAGSHTSGPMKGIAPDVKILPLDFMDGASGYTSDAIESINYAKKMGAKVINASWGSSFCSKILEDTINLLVLDNVLFVAAAGNNGNDISRYPEFPAAFQSSAQITVGAITKLGFMPSFSNWGQLVDVMAPGDEILSSYLHSDYAYLSGTSMAAPFVSGLAALLIGKNPNLTVGQLKSIILNSVTKRNYIVKTEGEINVPQALTVLNNL; this is translated from the coding sequence ATGGATCGCTTTTTAAGGATTTACTCTATATTATTCATTCTGATCGTTATTTTTGTTGCGACAGGATGCTCGAAGCAAAAAACTGGCGAACTGAAAGTATTTCAAGAAAACCCTGCGAACTGTGAATCAACATCTCACAAAACAAGATATGTCGTTAAGAAAAAAGACGGAAGCATTGTTCGGGTTTACGCAAAATCTCGAGAAGAAATGTTAGAAAAGTATGTTCGCCCAAAATTGGAAGAATTAGAAATTGTTGAAAGCGATCAAATCATTTACGCCAATGATTTGATTCTGGGCAAAGGAGAAATTACTCCTAACGCTCAAGAAACTTGGGGCGCCGAAAGAATTCAAGCCAGTGCTGCTTGGAATAGCGGAATCAAAGGTCAAGGTGTCATTGTTGCTGTGATTGACTCCGGAGTTGAGCTCACTCATCCATCTCTTTCTTCAAAAATATATACAAACATTGCCGAACAAAATGGTGCACGTAATGTTGATGATGACGGAAATGGCCTAATTGATGACATTCGTGGATGGGATTTCGCGGTGGAATCACCAACCAATCACGACACTTCTGGACACGGAACTCACGTGGCCGGAGTAATTGCCGGTTCCCACACAAGTGGTCCAATGAAAGGCATTGCTCCTGATGTAAAAATTCTTCCTTTGGATTTTATGGATGGAGCTAGCGGTTACACAAGTGACGCTATTGAATCTATCAATTACGCAAAAAAAATGGGTGCAAAAGTAATCAACGCAAGCTGGGGATCATCCTTTTGCTCAAAAATTTTAGAAGACACAATCAACTTGCTCGTCCTAGACAATGTACTCTTTGTAGCAGCTGCGGGAAACAATGGAAATGATATTTCTAGATACCCAGAATTCCCTGCTGCTTTCCAAAGCTCTGCGCAGATTACTGTCGGTGCAATCACAAAACTTGGATTTATGCCTTCATTTTCGAATTGGGGCCAGCTCGTAGACGTGATGGCTCCTGGCGACGAAATTTTAAGCTCTTACCTCCATAGTGATTACGCATATCTCTCTGGAACAAGCATGGCAGCTCCCTTTGTGAGTGGCCTTGCCGCACTTCTTATTGGAAAAAATCCAAATCTCACCGTGGGACAACTAAAAAGTATAATCCTAAATAGTGTTACAAAAAGAAATTATATTGTAAAAACCGAAGGTGAAATCAACGTTCCACAAGCTTTGACTGTGCTTAACAATCTTTAG
- the nadD gene encoding nicotinate (nicotinamide) nucleotide adenylyltransferase: protein MAEKIGIFGGSFNPIHAGHLNSLRYVMKKNKLSKVFLVPNNKNPLREASEDMPSGDHRVNMIKLALKDEKNVSVDEQEVNRGGTSYTIETIRFYESKYGSENIFFIMGADSFESFDQWKNYEDILKASNLIVTTRPHSELPFEVEDFPKGLQPLVKNFEPNGVAKLKSGRQIIYTQLEDLDVSATQIRKRFKLRRSVDSFLNFEVEQYIKEHDLYAPLDKKIPDFEEFTKLCAQVLFDKKAIAVRGFDLRKMNAPSEYSLVCSGTSTKQTVSLANSLVRYVKEEYNVLPISLEGLDEGRWVLVDYGALIVHVFYDYVRNEYRLEELWREGIDLQLKDTAAPPKK, encoded by the coding sequence ATGGCAGAAAAAATAGGAATATTTGGCGGAAGTTTCAATCCAATCCACGCAGGACACTTGAATAGCCTTCGTTATGTGATGAAGAAAAATAAACTTTCCAAAGTTTTTTTAGTCCCCAATAACAAAAATCCATTAAGAGAAGCAAGTGAAGATATGCCTTCTGGCGATCATCGCGTGAATATGATTAAGCTTGCATTAAAAGATGAAAAAAATGTTTCTGTAGATGAGCAAGAAGTCAATCGTGGCGGGACAAGCTACACCATCGAAACAATTCGTTTCTACGAATCAAAATATGGATCAGAAAACATTTTCTTTATCATGGGAGCGGATAGTTTTGAGAGTTTTGATCAATGGAAAAATTATGAAGACATTTTAAAAGCTTCAAACCTCATTGTAACAACCAGACCTCACTCGGAACTTCCTTTCGAAGTTGAGGATTTTCCAAAAGGACTTCAGCCATTAGTAAAGAATTTTGAACCCAATGGCGTGGCGAAGCTAAAATCTGGAAGACAAATTATCTACACACAACTTGAAGACCTGGATGTTTCGGCAACTCAAATTAGAAAAAGATTTAAATTAAGAAGAAGCGTAGATTCATTTTTAAACTTTGAAGTTGAGCAATACATTAAAGAACACGATCTTTATGCGCCCCTCGACAAGAAAATTCCTGATTTCGAAGAATTCACAAAGCTTTGCGCCCAAGTTCTCTTTGACAAAAAAGCCATTGCCGTTCGTGGTTTTGATTTGAGAAAAATGAATGCTCCAAGTGAATACTCATTGGTTTGCTCAGGAACAAGTACCAAGCAAACGGTATCACTTGCGAACTCTCTCGTTCGCTATGTGAAAGAAGAATACAATGTTCTACCGATCAGCTTAGAAGGGCTCGATGAAGGTCGCTGGGTTCTAGTGGATTATGGAGCACTCATTGTTCATGTATTCTATGATTATGTTCGTAATGAATACCGCCTAGAAGAATTGTGGAGAGAAGGTATCGATTTACAGCTCAAAGACACAGCGGCCCCGCCGAAAAAATAA
- a CDS encoding purine-nucleoside phosphorylase — protein MNLQETVQYIESKVGVKHPAEKPKIGFILGSGLGEFADQLASKKVIPFKDIPHFKKPNVAGHSGEVVFGKIGNIPVVALKGRIHFYEGHSTEEVVYPIRTLAKLGIETLVVTNSSGGLKPTMRPGEFMVISDHINLTGQNPLIGRNDDSLGPRFPDMTEAYDKELSKEMMSVLKKMKVKHSKGIYCGVLGPCYETPAEVKFLQKIGGGAVGMSTVLEVIAAKHMGLKVVGLSCITNAASGILAKPLNHKEVTDAAQKAAKNFIRALTDFTKSI, from the coding sequence ATGAATCTTCAGGAAACAGTTCAGTACATCGAGAGTAAAGTTGGGGTAAAACATCCAGCAGAGAAACCAAAAATTGGTTTTATTTTGGGCTCAGGTTTGGGAGAATTTGCTGATCAACTGGCATCTAAAAAAGTGATTCCTTTTAAAGATATTCCGCACTTTAAAAAGCCAAATGTCGCTGGTCATTCTGGCGAAGTGGTTTTTGGAAAAATTGGAAATATTCCTGTTGTTGCTCTCAAGGGCCGTATTCATTTTTATGAAGGACATTCGACGGAAGAAGTGGTTTATCCGATTCGCACCCTAGCAAAACTTGGAATTGAAACTCTCGTGGTAACAAACTCATCAGGTGGACTAAAACCAACTATGAGACCGGGTGAATTTATGGTGATTTCTGATCACATCAATCTCACAGGCCAGAATCCTTTGATCGGTCGTAACGATGATTCTCTCGGACCAAGGTTTCCAGATATGACAGAGGCCTACGATAAAGAATTATCAAAAGAAATGATGTCTGTTCTTAAAAAAATGAAAGTGAAACATTCTAAAGGTATTTATTGTGGCGTCCTCGGCCCTTGCTATGAAACTCCAGCAGAAGTAAAATTCTTGCAAAAGATTGGTGGCGGAGCCGTAGGTATGAGCACCGTTCTAGAGGTAATTGCAGCAAAACACATGGGTTTAAAGGTGGTGGGATTAAGCTGTATCACCAACGCCGCCTCTGGAATTTTGGCTAAACCTCTCAATCATAAAGAAGTCACTGATGCCGCTCAAAAAGCCGCAAAAAATTTCATCAGAGCATTAACCGATTTTACAAAGTCGATTTAA
- a CDS encoding type IV pilus twitching motility protein PilT — MAKLDDLFKIMRDQSASDLHITTGAPPYLRVHGEMVKLNYRDLSADETQALLFEILTERQKKNFVENWELDCTYAAPGVGRVRVNIFMQRKGLGGSFRSIPDEILPIEKLNLPRSILDMVSVDRGLVLVTGPTGSGKSTTLASMLDYINQTEKGHIITIEDPIEFVHQNKNCLVNQREVSSHTKSFAKALKAALREDPDVILVGEMRDLETISLAMTAAETGHLVLGTLHTNSAAKTVDRIIDIFPSEQQAQVRTMLSESLRGVVAQTLFKRFDRPGRVAAVEVLLNNPAVSNLIREGKTFQIPSMMQTGKAQGMVNFEGYIQDLVKDGKVSKDDALKFLGKAKAQTAQQVADANPTPVPPGLTQVIKKPA, encoded by the coding sequence ATGGCAAAGCTTGATGATTTATTCAAAATCATGAGAGATCAGAGCGCATCTGATCTTCATATCACAACTGGTGCGCCTCCATACCTTCGTGTTCATGGAGAAATGGTGAAATTGAACTATCGTGATTTGTCTGCTGACGAAACTCAGGCACTTCTTTTTGAAATTCTGACTGAGAGACAAAAGAAAAATTTTGTTGAAAATTGGGAGCTCGATTGCACCTATGCTGCTCCCGGCGTAGGCAGAGTGCGCGTGAATATTTTTATGCAAAGAAAAGGGCTCGGCGGATCTTTCCGTTCGATTCCAGATGAAATTTTACCAATCGAAAAATTAAATTTACCAAGATCAATTCTAGATATGGTTTCTGTGGACAGAGGCTTAGTACTTGTCACGGGTCCAACGGGTTCGGGGAAGTCGACAACGCTTGCTTCGATGCTCGATTACATCAATCAAACAGAAAAAGGTCATATCATTACGATTGAAGATCCAATTGAATTCGTGCACCAAAATAAAAACTGTCTCGTGAATCAAAGAGAAGTTTCTTCTCATACGAAATCTTTCGCGAAAGCTTTAAAGGCTGCACTGAGAGAAGATCCAGATGTGATTCTGGTGGGTGAAATGAGAGATTTAGAAACTATTTCGTTAGCGATGACTGCTGCAGAAACGGGTCACTTGGTTTTAGGAACACTTCATACTAACAGTGCTGCTAAAACTGTGGATAGAATTATTGATATTTTCCCTTCAGAGCAGCAAGCGCAAGTGAGAACGATGCTTTCTGAAAGTTTACGTGGAGTGGTTGCTCAAACATTATTTAAGAGATTCGATAGACCGGGCCGTGTGGCTGCCGTTGAAGTATTGTTAAATAACCCTGCGGTTTCAAATTTGATTCGTGAGGGTAAGACGTTCCAAATTCCTTCGATGATGCAAACTGGTAAGGCGCAAGGCATGGTGAACTTTGAAGGCTACATCCAGGATTTAGTTAAGGATGGCAAAGTGTCGAAAGACGATGCATTGAAATTCTTAGGTAAGGCCAAGGCGCAAACTGCACAGCAAGTTGCTGATGCCAATCCAACGCCCGTACCTCCAGGATTAACTCAAGTTATTAAGAAGCCGGCTTAG
- the obgE gene encoding GTPase ObgE, with product MKFVDEAVITVESGRGGPGKVSFRRDKLVARGGPDGGDGGRGGSVIFKATSHLNSLLGLKYKKVFRASDGEPGGASRHTGPDGQDVILEFPIGTIIREKNSDDTLELTVHGKEYVYLKGGRGGKGNNFFKNSINQAPMFAQPGEPGEKREIKIELKLLADVGIIGFPNAGKSTLISKISAARPKVADYPFTTLVPNLGVVDSGDYTTFVVADIPGLIPGAHAGAGLGVKFLKHIEKTKCFLHLIDVSQFNEYKPMESFELINHELKAYDDTKQSEEPLATRPQIVALNKCDIVDADELQGIKRSFEKKGYKVFMISGLSGYGLKDVVFALKKLIDKQALQAAEG from the coding sequence ATGAAGTTTGTAGATGAAGCAGTGATAACTGTCGAGTCAGGGAGAGGGGGCCCGGGCAAAGTCAGTTTCCGTAGAGATAAATTAGTTGCGCGTGGCGGACCCGACGGTGGTGATGGCGGTCGTGGAGGCAGTGTCATTTTTAAAGCAACCTCTCACTTGAATTCCCTCTTGGGTTTAAAATACAAAAAAGTTTTTAGAGCTAGCGACGGTGAACCCGGAGGAGCCTCGAGACACACAGGACCAGATGGTCAAGATGTCATTCTAGAATTTCCAATCGGCACTATTATTCGTGAGAAAAATTCCGACGATACATTAGAACTTACTGTGCACGGCAAAGAGTACGTTTACCTTAAGGGTGGCCGTGGTGGAAAAGGAAACAACTTCTTCAAAAACTCCATCAACCAAGCACCTATGTTTGCTCAACCTGGAGAGCCTGGGGAAAAAAGAGAAATCAAAATTGAATTAAAACTTCTAGCAGACGTAGGCATTATTGGATTCCCGAATGCAGGGAAGTCTACGCTCATTTCTAAAATCTCCGCGGCTCGCCCAAAAGTGGCAGACTATCCGTTCACTACTCTTGTTCCCAATCTTGGTGTAGTGGATTCTGGAGATTACACCACATTTGTGGTGGCGGACATTCCAGGGTTAATTCCAGGAGCGCATGCAGGTGCTGGTTTAGGAGTGAAATTTTTAAAACACATCGAAAAAACAAAATGCTTTTTACATTTAATCGACGTGAGTCAGTTCAACGAATACAAGCCAATGGAAAGTTTTGAGCTTATTAATCATGAATTAAAGGCCTACGATGACACCAAGCAATCGGAAGAGCCTTTGGCAACAAGGCCGCAGATCGTTGCCCTCAACAAGTGTGACATTGTAGATGCTGATGAACTCCAAGGAATTAAAAGATCATTCGAGAAAAAAGGTTACAAGGTATTTATGATTTCGGGCCTTAGCGGCTACGGACTGAAAGACGTGGTTTTTGCTTTAAAAAAATTAATCGATAAACAAGCTTTGCAAGCAGCAGAAGGATAA
- a CDS encoding acylphosphatase: MKSKQIFVSGKVQGVGFRNYTMKIASALEITGWARNLSSSDVEILACYAEESVFQKFLVELKKGPARSKVNNIEIIDVDSKSIHCDTFTIEPDGE, from the coding sequence ATGAAATCAAAACAAATATTTGTATCAGGAAAGGTTCAGGGCGTAGGATTTCGCAATTACACCATGAAAATTGCGTCGGCGCTCGAAATCACTGGGTGGGCGCGTAATCTTTCCAGTTCCGATGTTGAGATCCTGGCTTGTTACGCTGAAGAGTCGGTATTTCAGAAATTCCTCGTAGAATTGAAAAAAGGGCCAGCTCGTTCAAAAGTAAATAATATAGAGATTATTGATGTTGATTCTAAATCCATCCATTGCGATACTTTTACTATTGAACCTGACGGGGAGTGA
- a CDS encoding thymidine phosphorylase — protein sequence MLAVEILTKKREKKELTQEEINFFIQSFVEEKIPDYQMSAFLMAGYLNGFTSQETYYLTDAVMNSGSLLDFSKENFQTVDKHSTGGVGDKTSLIIGPIVAACDIGVPMIAGRGLGHTGGTIDKLESIPGFNCHLSLENFKKQIQKNRLCIIAQTNEICPADKKMYALRDVTATVESIPLICASIMSKKLAEGISSLVLDVKFGNGAFMSTLEQAKRLGLKLKEIGVNAGRKITVYLTSMDQPLGEYAGNSLEIEECLSILKNGRSPMFEDTRELSLILSAEMLLLSGNVKTFEDGYKKATQVLESGKAYEKFAETCRMQGGNLYKLPKPTKFLEIKATEEGYVESFDTKSVGYAGIILEAGRQKSSDKINPVAGIRIHKKIGDKVSKGDVLWTLTSNETTYFEESKKRLENSIQIDDTPSTNFSLIGEKL from the coding sequence ATGCTTGCAGTTGAGATTCTGACTAAAAAAAGGGAAAAGAAAGAACTCACCCAAGAAGAAATCAATTTCTTTATCCAAAGTTTTGTAGAAGAAAAAATTCCTGATTATCAAATGTCTGCATTCCTCATGGCGGGATATTTGAATGGATTTACTTCTCAGGAAACTTATTATCTTACAGATGCAGTCATGAATTCTGGTAGCCTTCTGGATTTTTCGAAAGAAAACTTCCAAACTGTAGACAAACATTCCACTGGGGGCGTGGGAGACAAAACCAGCTTAATAATAGGTCCTATTGTTGCTGCTTGTGACATTGGAGTTCCGATGATCGCAGGTCGTGGACTTGGTCACACTGGCGGAACGATTGATAAGTTAGAATCTATTCCTGGATTCAACTGTCACTTGAGTTTAGAAAATTTTAAAAAACAAATTCAAAAAAATAGACTTTGCATTATCGCGCAAACAAATGAAATTTGTCCGGCAGATAAAAAAATGTATGCGTTGAGAGATGTCACCGCAACCGTGGAATCCATTCCTTTGATTTGTGCCTCTATCATGTCCAAAAAATTGGCCGAGGGAATTTCTTCTCTTGTTCTTGATGTGAAATTTGGAAACGGCGCCTTTATGAGCACCTTAGAACAAGCGAAGAGATTGGGCCTCAAGCTTAAAGAGATTGGCGTGAATGCAGGAAGAAAAATAACTGTCTATTTAACCTCAATGGATCAACCTCTCGGAGAGTATGCTGGAAATTCTTTGGAGATTGAGGAATGCCTTTCGATTTTAAAGAATGGACGCTCGCCGATGTTCGAAGACACGCGTGAGCTATCATTAATTTTGAGCGCAGAGATGCTTCTTCTTTCTGGGAATGTAAAAACTTTTGAAGACGGTTATAAAAAGGCCACGCAAGTTTTAGAGAGCGGAAAGGCTTACGAGAAATTCGCGGAGACTTGCAGAATGCAGGGCGGGAATCTTTATAAACTTCCAAAGCCCACAAAGTTTTTAGAAATCAAAGCGACAGAAGAAGGCTATGTGGAAAGCTTTGACACAAAAAGTGTCGGATATGCTGGAATTATTCTTGAAGCTGGAAGACAAAAATCTTCGGATAAAATCAATCCTGTGGCAGGAATTCGTATTCATAAAAAAATTGGAGATAAGGTTTCTAAGGGCGATGTACTTTGGACACTTACTAGCAATGAAACAACGTATTTCGAAGAATCGAAGAAAAGACTGGAAAATTCTATTCAGATTGATGATACACCGTCCACAAATTTTTCTTTGATTGGTGAAAAATTATAA
- the rplU gene encoding 50S ribosomal protein L21 — protein sequence MYAIIRTGGKQYRAEAGQKLLVEKIDKNLGEEFDLNDVLMVGGDKPLIGPAALKGAKVTVVVTQQDRGPKILILKKKRRKGYRRMNGHRQPFTQLFVLSITAGGQTVKAETKAHVIDPMKKLERMEAHEAKLQALSREERVAKKTAKSQKKIAKKVTAPKKKAKKVVKKKAPAKKKKTTKK from the coding sequence ATGTACGCAATTATCAGAACCGGTGGAAAACAATATCGCGCTGAGGCCGGACAAAAATTACTTGTAGAAAAAATTGACAAGAATCTTGGTGAAGAATTTGATTTAAATGACGTTCTTATGGTTGGTGGTGATAAACCATTGATCGGGCCAGCAGCTTTGAAAGGCGCAAAAGTTACGGTTGTTGTAACTCAACAAGATCGTGGACCTAAAATTCTAATCTTAAAAAAGAAAAGAAGAAAAGGTTACAGAAGAATGAATGGTCACAGACAACCTTTCACTCAATTATTCGTATTATCAATCACTGCTGGCGGACAAACAGTTAAAGCTGAAACAAAAGCACACGTCATTGATCCAATGAAAAAACTAGAGAGAATGGAAGCTCACGAAGCAAAACTTCAAGCTCTATCAAGAGAAGAAAGAGTTGCGAAGAAGACTGCGAAATCTCAAAAGAAAATCGCGAAAAAAGTAACTGCTCCTAAGAAAAAAGCTAAAAAAGTAGTTAAGAAAAAAGCACCAGCGAAGAAAAAGAAAACAACAAAAAAATAA
- a CDS encoding GNAT family N-acetyltransferase — protein MAKLIPEKFKLKDGREVLLKSPIPDEWVKMRDFINLIKMESQNTFQFPGQPVLEETATRARIQKAADSSKSLCVDVEFEGRFIAQMDFWPVHSIEDHPWLKHNCYFGMTVIKEFWQQGLARKLLEVLESEAKKMGYTHIRAEVRASNDRGVKLYTNFGFKITGSKEEFAFIDGKFHDDLYITKKI, from the coding sequence ATGGCAAAGTTAATTCCAGAAAAATTTAAACTCAAAGATGGCAGAGAAGTTTTGTTGAAATCTCCGATCCCTGATGAATGGGTAAAGATGAGAGATTTTATTAATCTCATCAAGATGGAATCACAAAATACATTTCAATTCCCGGGACAGCCCGTTCTTGAGGAAACTGCTACGCGTGCGAGAATTCAAAAAGCTGCAGATTCGAGCAAAAGCCTGTGTGTGGATGTTGAGTTTGAGGGAAGATTTATTGCGCAGATGGATTTCTGGCCCGTTCATTCGATCGAAGATCATCCATGGCTCAAGCACAATTGTTATTTTGGAATGACAGTGATTAAAGAATTCTGGCAGCAAGGATTGGCTAGAAAACTTTTAGAAGTTCTCGAGAGTGAAGCAAAGAAAATGGGTTATACGCACATTCGCGCAGAAGTTCGCGCAAGCAATGATCGCGGAGTAAAACTCTACACAAATTTCGGATTTAAAATCACGGGCTCCAAAGAAGAATTTGCATTTATCGATGGCAAATTCCACGATGATCTTTATATCACAAAGAAAATCTAA
- a CDS encoding Rne/Rng family ribonuclease translates to MSSEILIHVRHNETRVAFIQNGVLTDLMIERTQSRGLVGSIFRGKVARVLPGMQAAFVDVSLDRAAFLYVGDVRQDISGNNSEFIWDEDENQEKSGEILFDENSTEQKEDETRPPIQDLLREGQDILVQVAKDPLGTKGARITTHLSLPGRHVVFMPTLNHLGVSRKIEDEGERERLKKIVEKHMPAQGGFIVRTAAEGATEESIESDVKYLVSLSQEVQKNYQKKKGTGLIHSDLDVELRAVRDLLNEDVTRVIVDDAEVYKKVSKFISQFMPKLKNKVELYSAAQPLFDKYEIDLEVSRSLGRKVWLKSGGYIIIDEAEALVVIDVNTGKFVGKKDLEDTILKTNLEAVKEIAHQLRIRNCGGIVIIDFIDMEKELNREKVLEALQEELKKDRAKTSITGMSSLGLVEMTRKRVRPSLLKALCEPCNYCDGKGYIKNKNTVSGEIFRQIERDIYMLKSNSDSILVHCHPTVADWIYDEESISLEQLEKKIMKRIIFKVESEFHVEQFEIEM, encoded by the coding sequence ATGTCATCCGAAATATTAATCCATGTCAGACACAACGAAACTAGAGTCGCCTTCATTCAAAACGGCGTCCTCACGGACCTAATGATCGAGAGAACTCAGTCTCGAGGTCTAGTAGGCTCTATTTTTAGAGGAAAAGTCGCGCGAGTTTTACCAGGTATGCAGGCAGCGTTTGTGGACGTTAGTCTAGATCGTGCAGCTTTTTTGTATGTAGGTGATGTAAGGCAAGACATCAGCGGCAATAACTCTGAATTCATTTGGGATGAAGACGAAAACCAAGAAAAATCCGGCGAAATTCTTTTTGACGAAAATTCAACGGAACAAAAAGAAGATGAAACTCGTCCTCCGATTCAGGATTTACTTCGCGAAGGCCAAGATATTCTAGTGCAAGTGGCAAAAGATCCTCTCGGCACAAAGGGTGCGAGAATCACAACGCATTTATCACTTCCCGGAAGACACGTTGTCTTTATGCCAACGCTCAATCACCTCGGAGTTTCTCGTAAAATCGAAGACGAAGGCGAAAGAGAAAGACTTAAAAAAATCGTAGAAAAACACATGCCCGCTCAAGGCGGGTTTATCGTCAGAACAGCTGCCGAAGGTGCAACGGAAGAAAGTATCGAAAGCGATGTGAAATACTTAGTTTCGCTTAGCCAAGAGGTACAAAAAAACTATCAAAAGAAAAAAGGCACTGGTCTTATTCACTCGGATCTTGACGTAGAATTGAGAGCGGTGAGAGATCTTTTGAACGAAGACGTAACGAGAGTGATCGTTGACGACGCCGAAGTTTACAAAAAAGTATCAAAATTCATTTCGCAATTTATGCCAAAACTTAAAAACAAAGTGGAGCTCTATAGCGCAGCCCAACCGCTGTTTGATAAGTACGAAATCGATCTAGAAGTATCAAGGTCATTGGGCAGAAAAGTTTGGCTGAAATCTGGTGGATACATCATCATTGACGAGGCTGAAGCTTTGGTTGTGATCGATGTGAACACAGGAAAATTCGTCGGCAAAAAAGACCTCGAAGATACAATTCTAAAGACAAATCTCGAGGCGGTAAAAGAGATCGCCCATCAATTACGAATCAGAAACTGCGGTGGTATCGTAATCATTGACTTTATCGATATGGAAAAAGAGCTGAACCGTGAAAAGGTTCTAGAGGCGCTTCAAGAAGAACTCAAGAAAGACCGCGCAAAGACAAGCATCACCGGTATGTCTTCCCTGGGATTAGTGGAAATGACCAGAAAAAGGGTGCGACCTTCGCTTCTTAAAGCTCTTTGCGAGCCCTGCAATTATTGCGACGGGAAGGGCTATATTAAGAATAAAAACACGGTCAGTGGTGAAATTTTTAGACAAATCGAGCGCGACATCTATATGTTAAAGAGCAATTCGGATTCGATCCTGGTTCATTGTCACCCGACGGTGGCCGATTGGATTTATGATGAAGAGTCTATCTCCTTGGAACAACTGGAGAAAAAGATAATGAAGCGCATTATTTTTAAAGTAGAATCAGAATTCCACGTTGAGCAGTTTGAAATTGAGATGTAA
- the deoC gene encoding deoxyribose-phosphate aldolase: MSMHRNILPKDILNTELKALTEKLFSDSKTIFTKKYDIAHPLNHYIDQTLLKAEATQKQIEELCVGARRHAFKAVCVQPHYLSKCKELLRGTNVLPITVVGFPLGANNTSTKVFEAQYAVGQGAKEIDMVINISALKSGEYDFVFQDIRQVVQAAQGTPVKVIVETAYLTQEEKIFLCAAVQLSGAKYIKTSTGFAPTHAQIEDIKLFKSLLNEKIKVKASGGIKTLEQAKAFIEAGADRIGTSSGIEIIKYESGDSENKDY, translated from the coding sequence ATGAGCATGCATCGAAATATTTTGCCTAAAGACATTTTAAACACCGAATTGAAAGCTTTAACTGAAAAGTTATTTTCAGATTCTAAAACTATTTTTACCAAAAAATATGATATCGCTCATCCACTTAACCATTATATCGATCAAACGCTTTTAAAAGCAGAGGCCACACAAAAGCAGATTGAAGAGCTTTGTGTGGGAGCCAGACGACATGCTTTCAAAGCAGTCTGCGTTCAGCCTCATTATTTAAGTAAGTGCAAAGAACTTTTGCGCGGAACCAACGTACTGCCGATCACTGTGGTGGGATTTCCTTTGGGTGCTAACAACACTTCTACAAAAGTTTTTGAAGCTCAATATGCCGTAGGCCAAGGCGCCAAAGAGATCGATATGGTGATTAATATTTCTGCGCTTAAGAGTGGAGAATATGACTTTGTTTTTCAAGACATCCGGCAGGTCGTGCAAGCTGCACAAGGAACTCCCGTAAAAGTCATTGTTGAAACTGCGTATCTTACTCAAGAGGAGAAGATCTTCTTGTGTGCCGCAGTTCAACTTTCTGGTGCAAAATACATTAAGACTTCTACTGGCTTTGCACCGACTCATGCACAAATTGAAGATATAAAACTATTCAAATCTCTTCTGAATGAGAAAATCAAAGTTAAAGCCAGTGGCGGAATTAAAACTTTAGAGCAAGCCAAGGCCTTCATTGAAGCCGGAGCCGACAGAATCGGCACCAGCTCTGGTATAGAAATCATTAAATATGAATCCGGTGATTCTGAAAATAAGGATTACTGA